The following proteins are encoded in a genomic region of Paenibacillus sp. FSL H3-0469:
- a CDS encoding O-antigen ligase family protein, which translates to MTNFEWGTKINSLPYGMLYLVTALFLGTAVIFQPVIAVAAVFFILLLVASLSRPELISYFVLLTTAVSINFLYSGSMFGIEILSLYKLVILMLLVPCILVNGLRFKLSPPLWAMLALILLTFSFSIWLPEMSTSIAVKAFIGLSLPFVLLLINWKKEVAEKQIRIITLLPLVSMLIGVVLQAANIHSLVAVEFTGAVRVQGANIPPHLAMLAFMGVAIAFIEIKRSTQHIRFNYIMLGLNFFILVITGTRGPILALVLMVLYYFYDISRAFLKGKKKYLIPLLCSLLVITAAVYMQLDNLKKRSFERTTETGIDLSGRAEAWEYFLNKAADSPLAGRGLGAVTVANDGTLYGGFVVPHNEYIRFYYDGGYVGAILLLLSLLAVFLMVYRVLLPAVKPYYLLFIAAFLIYSFTDNTLSTVQFIIPFCWYLNCLYRSSQLADSPQKEVIR; encoded by the coding sequence ATGACCAATTTTGAGTGGGGCACCAAAATCAATAGTCTGCCATACGGAATGCTCTATCTCGTAACTGCACTGTTCCTCGGAACAGCCGTCATCTTCCAGCCGGTCATCGCAGTAGCAGCCGTATTCTTCATTCTGCTGCTGGTTGCCTCCCTGTCACGCCCCGAGCTGATCAGCTATTTCGTTCTGCTGACCACGGCGGTCTCGATTAACTTCTTGTACAGCGGGAGTATGTTCGGTATTGAGATCCTGTCGCTCTATAAGCTGGTTATTCTGATGCTGCTGGTGCCGTGTATCCTGGTCAATGGCCTCAGGTTCAAGCTTAGCCCTCCCTTATGGGCGATGCTGGCCCTGATTCTGCTCACCTTCAGCTTCTCCATCTGGCTGCCGGAGATGAGCACATCGATTGCGGTCAAAGCCTTCATCGGACTGTCTCTGCCCTTCGTACTTCTGCTGATCAACTGGAAGAAGGAGGTTGCCGAGAAGCAGATCCGGATCATTACCTTGCTGCCGCTGGTCAGCATGCTGATAGGCGTGGTGCTGCAAGCTGCGAATATACATTCACTGGTAGCCGTGGAGTTCACAGGTGCGGTTCGGGTGCAGGGGGCCAACATTCCGCCTCACCTGGCGATGCTGGCCTTCATGGGAGTAGCGATCGCGTTCATCGAGATCAAGCGCAGCACGCAGCATATCCGGTTCAATTACATCATGCTGGGGCTGAATTTCTTCATTTTGGTGATTACAGGCACGCGCGGGCCGATTCTTGCCCTGGTGCTGATGGTGCTCTATTACTTCTATGACATCTCCCGCGCTTTTCTGAAGGGCAAGAAGAAGTACCTGATCCCGCTGCTGTGCTCGCTGCTGGTCATCACCGCGGCGGTATATATGCAGCTCGACAACCTCAAGAAGCGCTCCTTCGAACGGACGACCGAGACGGGAATTGACCTGTCGGGGCGGGCGGAGGCCTGGGAGTACTTCCTGAACAAGGCGGCGGATTCGCCGCTTGCGGGACGGGGGCTTGGGGCAGTGACGGTGGCGAATGACGGAACGCTCTACGGAGGGTTCGTGGTTCCGCATAACGAATATATCCGCTTTTATTACGATGGGGGATACGTTGGGGCCATCCTGCTGCTGCTGTCCTTGCTCGCTGTGTTTCTTATGGTATACAGAGTTCTTTTGCCGGCGGTCAAACCTTATTATTTGCTCTTTATTGCAGCATTTCTGATCTATTCTTTCACGGATAACACGCTGTCGACGGTCCAATTCATCATCCCGTTCTGTTGGTACCTGAACTGCCTGTACCGATCTTCACAGCTGGCCGATTCCCCACAAAAAGAAGTGATACGATGA
- a CDS encoding WecB/TagA/CpsF family glycosyltransferase: MNQVNMFDVNFDNYDFMDLLDYIDRTIQERNQSYILTCNVDHVIKLRKDKEFREVYSEAGAVVADGMPLIWASKMLGKPLKQKVSGADLFSRLGNAFEQRQYRLFFLGAAEGVAEQATKNLKAAFPGINVVGCYSPSYGFEHNEEENQRIIQMLTESQPDIVFVGVGAPKQEKWIYRHYTSYQAPVSIGVGATFDFLSGSVKRAPDFMQRTGMEWLWRLSQEPGRLWKRYLVDDAQFLVLLLKEMRKRGKVKNSSTD; the protein is encoded by the coding sequence ATGAACCAAGTGAACATGTTCGATGTCAATTTCGATAACTATGATTTCATGGACCTGCTGGATTATATCGACAGAACCATTCAGGAGAGGAACCAGTCCTACATCCTGACCTGCAATGTCGATCATGTGATCAAGCTGCGCAAGGACAAAGAGTTCCGGGAAGTATACTCCGAAGCAGGTGCCGTAGTCGCGGACGGGATGCCGCTGATCTGGGCGTCCAAGATGCTCGGTAAGCCGCTGAAGCAAAAGGTGTCCGGCGCTGACCTGTTCAGCCGCCTGGGCAATGCGTTCGAGCAAAGGCAATACCGGTTGTTCTTCCTCGGTGCTGCCGAGGGTGTGGCGGAGCAGGCTACGAAGAATCTGAAGGCCGCCTTCCCTGGCATCAATGTAGTGGGCTGTTACTCTCCTTCCTACGGCTTTGAGCACAACGAAGAAGAGAATCAGCGGATTATCCAGATGCTGACCGAGAGCCAGCCCGACATTGTATTCGTAGGGGTAGGCGCACCAAAGCAGGAGAAGTGGATCTATCGCCACTATACCTCTTATCAGGCGCCGGTCTCGATTGGCGTGGGCGCAACCTTTGACTTTCTGTCAGGCTCGGTGAAGCGGGCCCCGGATTTCATGCAGAGAACCGGTATGGAATGGCTCTGGAGGCTTAGCCAGGAGCCGGGCCGGTTATGGAAAAGATACCTTGTCGACGATGCCCAGTTCCTGGTGCTGCTGCTCAAGGAGATGCGCAAACGGGGTAAGGTGAAGAACAGCAGTACGGATTGA
- a CDS encoding O-antigen ligase family protein, protein MMTLICISALALPLAIGFASANLSASNSLQGIILAGILFPALLLALLNTRMLIPYTLLIWAVAPELRRIADWYEGVYHSVSLLSLAPLLTGATLAIPVLREIHRIRKSSTRIILLFSVALAYGTLIGLAKNGIGSVYDLANYIVPLLLIPFFAVTPFKPKDIDRLLYAFANIAVLVAVYGIVQYLTVPPWDAFWMRNADMMSIGTPYPLEIRVFSTLNSPGPAATFLVFALVPMILEKRWQGTLRWLGVLLVVVCLLTTLVRSAWLVLLVMLLVYIASSPSKGKWKTLLQLAFVAAALFWIVPKLPGAEGLVARMETLTSVQEDHSYNERLSLWTNMLPMVAGNPVGQGIGSVGQGTKLGNGGELGEYGNMDNGFIALLLTFGVLGALFFFGALGAVIKEIGARVTRRNELQPYARLALAAWMGAVASLISDNGFPGLKGYLIWMLIGLGLSAKELTQSRKKGLPHAAVKRQITTR, encoded by the coding sequence ATGATGACCTTGATCTGTATCTCGGCGCTGGCCCTGCCGCTTGCGATCGGCTTCGCCAGTGCGAACCTGAGCGCGTCGAATAGCCTGCAAGGCATCATTCTGGCAGGTATCCTCTTTCCGGCCTTGCTGCTGGCCCTGCTGAATACACGGATGCTCATCCCGTACACGCTGCTGATCTGGGCGGTTGCCCCGGAGCTGCGGCGGATTGCGGACTGGTACGAAGGCGTGTATCACTCCGTCTCCCTGCTCAGTCTGGCCCCGCTGCTGACCGGAGCGACCTTAGCTATTCCGGTGCTGCGGGAAATTCACCGGATTCGCAAGTCCTCCACCCGGATTATACTGTTGTTCTCCGTCGCACTGGCCTACGGCACATTGATCGGTCTGGCGAAGAACGGCATCGGCTCGGTATACGATCTGGCGAATTACATCGTACCGCTGCTGCTGATTCCTTTCTTCGCGGTCACGCCGTTTAAGCCGAAGGATATTGACCGGCTGCTGTACGCTTTTGCCAACATTGCCGTGCTGGTTGCGGTCTACGGGATCGTGCAGTATCTGACCGTTCCTCCCTGGGATGCCTTCTGGATGCGGAATGCCGATATGATGTCCATCGGGACTCCCTATCCGCTGGAGATCCGGGTCTTCTCGACCCTGAACTCTCCGGGCCCGGCAGCAACCTTCCTGGTCTTCGCTCTGGTGCCGATGATTCTGGAGAAAAGATGGCAGGGTACCCTGCGCTGGCTCGGTGTTCTGCTCGTAGTGGTCTGCCTGCTGACTACGCTCGTCCGGTCCGCCTGGCTGGTCCTGCTGGTGATGCTGCTGGTCTACATCGCTTCCTCTCCCTCCAAGGGTAAATGGAAGACGTTACTGCAGCTCGCCTTCGTGGCAGCCGCGCTGTTCTGGATCGTGCCGAAGCTCCCTGGAGCAGAGGGGCTGGTGGCCCGGATGGAGACCCTCACCTCGGTGCAGGAGGATCATTCCTACAATGAACGCCTCAGCCTCTGGACCAACATGCTGCCGATGGTGGCAGGCAATCCGGTAGGGCAGGGGATAGGCAGTGTAGGCCAGGGCACCAAGCTTGGCAACGGCGGAGAGCTGGGGGAATACGGCAATATGGATAACGGCTTCATCGCGCTGCTGCTGACCTTCGGCGTACTGGGCGCATTGTTCTTCTTCGGGGCACTCGGTGCGGTCATCAAGGAGATCGGCGCCAGAGTCACCCGCAGGAATGAACTTCAGCCTTACGCCAGACTGGCGCTGGCGGCGTGGATGGGAGCTGTAGCCAGCCTGATATCGGATAACGGCTTTCCCGGTCTTAAGGGGTATCTGATCTGGATGCTGATCGGACTTGGCCTCAGCGCCAAGGAGCTCACTCAAAGCAGAAAGAAGGGACTACCGCATGCAGCAGTCAAGCGCCAAATCACTACCCGCTAA
- a CDS encoding oligosaccharide flippase family protein: protein MQQSSAKSLPANRVWSTFRRFTKSKDNSSAAVKTMFVSVLILLVNMLTGVLTARYLGPSGRGEQTAMVNWSQFLAFSMSFGIPSALIYNAKKNPQEAGVLYRIALLIGLTFGTIAMTVGILVLPYWLGSFSHEVVVFAQWSMILCPLIVVSQINNAAFQFRGDYKTFNWMRYLVPLLTLGAIGILILTGYMNPYTTALAYLVPSVPLFIWMTILLLRTYKVKLRDSYLNFKRLFTYGLGSYGNDLLGQFSVYIDQIIIAGLLRPADLGLYAVAVSLSRMVNFFANSITVVLFPKASEMSKDEAVALTFKAFRISTTCTLLGAVFLMLVAPFVIPLLYGKDFNTALTVFRLLLLEVTISGGTLILAQVFMALGKPKFVSILQGVGLILVIPLLFLLVPKFGLFGAGVAMLSSAVLRFLFIILNIRYNLKVKLPRLLINAQDLQWMKTTMNSYIRKKPMDV, encoded by the coding sequence ATGCAGCAGTCAAGCGCCAAATCACTACCCGCTAACCGGGTATGGTCCACCTTCCGGAGGTTCACGAAGAGTAAGGACAATAGCTCGGCTGCTGTCAAAACGATGTTCGTCAGCGTGCTGATCCTGCTGGTCAATATGCTGACCGGCGTACTGACCGCCCGTTATCTCGGCCCGTCAGGCCGGGGGGAGCAGACAGCGATGGTGAACTGGTCGCAGTTCCTGGCCTTCAGCATGAGCTTCGGCATTCCCTCGGCGCTGATCTACAACGCCAAGAAGAATCCGCAGGAAGCCGGGGTACTGTACCGGATCGCCCTGCTGATCGGACTGACGTTCGGAACCATTGCGATGACAGTCGGAATACTGGTGCTGCCTTATTGGCTCGGGTCGTTCAGTCATGAGGTAGTGGTCTTCGCCCAGTGGTCGATGATTCTCTGCCCGCTGATTGTGGTGTCGCAGATCAACAACGCGGCCTTCCAGTTCAGAGGGGATTACAAGACCTTCAACTGGATGCGGTACCTGGTGCCGCTGCTGACACTGGGAGCCATCGGAATTCTGATCCTGACCGGTTATATGAATCCTTATACAACTGCACTGGCTTATCTGGTTCCGTCGGTTCCGCTGTTCATCTGGATGACCATCCTGCTGCTGCGGACCTACAAGGTCAAGCTCCGGGATTCCTATCTTAATTTCAAAAGATTGTTCACCTATGGTCTGGGCTCCTACGGAAACGATCTGCTCGGACAATTCTCGGTATACATAGACCAGATCATCATTGCCGGATTACTGAGACCGGCAGATCTGGGGCTCTATGCGGTAGCGGTAAGCCTGTCGCGTATGGTGAATTTCTTCGCGAATTCGATCACGGTGGTGCTGTTCCCGAAGGCCTCCGAGATGTCGAAGGATGAAGCGGTTGCCCTTACCTTCAAGGCTTTCCGGATCAGTACTACCTGTACTCTGCTTGGAGCAGTGTTCCTGATGCTGGTAGCGCCTTTTGTCATCCCGCTGCTCTACGGCAAGGATTTCAACACCGCGCTAACCGTGTTCCGCCTGCTGCTGCTGGAAGTAACCATCAGCGGCGGGACGCTGATTCTGGCTCAGGTGTTCATGGCGCTGGGCAAGCCGAAGTTCGTATCTATCCTGCAGGGGGTCGGCCTGATCCTGGTGATTCCGCTGCTCTTCCTGCTGGTGCCGAAGTTCGGATTGTTCGGAGCCGGGGTGGCTATGCTCTCATCAGCTGTGCTGCGGTTCCTGTTCATTATTCTCAATATCAGGTACAACCTGAAGGTTAAGCTTCCGCGGTTGCTCATTAACGCCCAGGACCTTCAGTGGATGAAGACGACGATGAATTCGTATATTCGTAAGAAGCCTATGGATGTGTAG
- a CDS encoding glycosyltransferase family 2 protein: MDSVTSVLGGRGSYPISAVIIAQDDEVRISKAIQSCRLFADEVVVIDGGSKDGTVGLSESLGCRVYVNPWPGYAKQREFGVERAIHDWVFLIDTDEVVSEELARDILERKPGLTDATVAFSLYRIGDFLGKWLDKGEYLVRLYNRKEYGIRNSLVHEMPEVSEERTVKLNGTLWHQGFRSINDHVARFNKYTDLEAESAFASGKPFKLSHLLLRPPARFLQKYFLHGLFKKGISGFAVSVFWVMYEFMVGFKHYELHSAGRLARHNEAGQAEKENKGERSYVVQ, encoded by the coding sequence ATGGATTCAGTAACAAGCGTGCTTGGCGGCCGGGGCAGTTACCCGATCTCGGCAGTCATCATTGCCCAGGACGATGAAGTTCGGATATCCAAAGCGATTCAGTCCTGCCGGTTATTCGCCGATGAGGTGGTTGTAATCGACGGAGGAAGCAAAGACGGGACCGTAGGGCTATCCGAGAGCCTGGGATGCCGGGTGTATGTCAACCCATGGCCCGGATATGCGAAGCAAAGGGAATTCGGAGTGGAACGTGCCATCCATGATTGGGTCTTCCTGATTGATACCGACGAAGTGGTCAGCGAGGAGCTGGCCCGGGATATCCTGGAGCGCAAGCCGGGACTGACCGATGCTACGGTGGCGTTCTCGCTGTACCGGATTGGCGATTTCCTCGGCAAATGGCTGGATAAAGGCGAGTACCTGGTGCGGCTGTATAACCGCAAGGAATACGGTATCCGCAACTCTCTGGTGCATGAGATGCCCGAGGTGTCCGAGGAGCGGACGGTGAAGCTGAACGGAACGCTGTGGCATCAAGGCTTCCGCAGCATCAACGACCATGTCGCCCGGTTCAACAAATACACCGATCTGGAAGCAGAGAGCGCGTTCGCCAGCGGCAAGCCGTTCAAGCTGAGCCACCTGCTGCTGCGTCCGCCGGCACGGTTCCTGCAGAAGTATTTCCTGCATGGCCTGTTCAAGAAAGGCATCTCGGGCTTCGCAGTATCCGTCTTCTGGGTGATGTATGAATTCATGGTCGGCTTCAAGCATTACGAATTGCACAGCGCAGGCAGGCTGGCCCGGCACAACGAAGCAGGCCAGGCCGAGAAGGAGAACAAGGGGGAGAGAAGCTATGTCGTACAATGA
- a CDS encoding glycosyltransferase family 4 protein produces the protein MSYNDGLNIMTTGLSWPSLQPGGLNTYFKSVCEQLSSRNRVHALICSQETPETPQELIIHNAGDPKETIWKRKDAFQRKAASLMGDGSGRIDILYTHFAPYGIGPAIEAKKRGIPVVMTFHGPWNEEMKIEGQGIKHKVKTTIAKSIEHKAYKLADKFIVLSDYFRNLLHELHGVPLHKITVIPGAANVERFTPAPNRLAVRRTLNLPEGATTVLTVRRLMNRMGLLQLLEAWKQVAERFPNAILLIGGKGPLRGELEERIADYGLGNKVRLLGYIPDHELASYYQAADMFVVPSQALEGFGLITVEALASGLPVMATPVGGNKEILQGFRPELLFKSAASEDMAEGMIHMLSNRKLLPGRDECRNHVLEKYTWQHVGDRIESVFLETLGKGVSVG, from the coding sequence ATGTCGTACAATGACGGACTCAACATTATGACGACCGGCCTCAGCTGGCCCTCGTTACAGCCCGGAGGACTGAACACCTATTTCAAATCCGTGTGTGAACAGCTCTCTTCACGGAACCGGGTGCATGCCCTGATTTGCAGCCAAGAAACGCCGGAGACGCCGCAGGAACTGATCATCCACAATGCCGGTGATCCGAAGGAGACGATCTGGAAGCGCAAGGATGCCTTCCAGCGCAAGGCGGCCTCCCTGATGGGGGATGGCAGCGGGCGGATTGATATCCTCTACACCCACTTCGCGCCTTACGGCATCGGGCCGGCGATTGAAGCGAAGAAACGCGGAATTCCGGTGGTGATGACCTTCCACGGCCCCTGGAACGAAGAGATGAAGATCGAAGGTCAAGGCATCAAGCATAAGGTCAAAACAACGATTGCCAAATCGATAGAACATAAGGCTTACAAGCTGGCCGACAAATTCATCGTCCTCAGCGATTACTTCCGTAACCTGCTGCACGAACTGCACGGTGTACCGCTGCACAAGATTACGGTCATTCCGGGAGCGGCGAATGTCGAGCGGTTCACCCCCGCCCCGAACCGGCTGGCGGTCCGCCGGACGCTGAATCTGCCGGAAGGCGCAACCACGGTCCTGACGGTCCGCAGACTGATGAACCGGATGGGGCTGCTGCAGCTGCTGGAAGCCTGGAAGCAGGTGGCGGAGCGGTTCCCGAACGCGATTCTGCTGATCGGGGGCAAGGGCCCGCTGCGCGGGGAGCTGGAAGAGCGGATCGCTGATTATGGGCTGGGCAACAAGGTCCGCCTGCTCGGCTACATTCCCGATCATGAGCTGGCCTCCTATTATCAGGCAGCGGATATGTTCGTTGTTCCTTCCCAGGCGCTGGAAGGCTTCGGCCTGATCACCGTTGAGGCTTTGGCCTCGGGGCTGCCGGTGATGGCTACGCCGGTCGGCGGCAACAAGGAGATCCTCCAGGGCTTCCGGCCAGAGCTGCTGTTCAAGAGTGCAGCCAGCGAGGATATGGCGGAAGGCATGATTCATATGTTGAGCAACCGAAAGCTGCTGCCGGGCCGGGACGAATGCCGGAATCATGTGCTGGAGAAGTATACCTGGCAGCATGTGGGCGACAGGATTGAGTCTGTATTCCTCGAAACCTTGGGAAAGGGTGTGAGCGTAGGATGA
- a CDS encoding glycosyltransferase family 4 protein, which translates to MIKVAYIDHTAKWSGGEVALFNILTNIGEQIEPLVILAEEGTLAERLREKGIDVRIIPLDESIRSRGRNTVNLGAPAAAMKLLAYGRKLAPLLKEEKVDCVHTNSLKSAFYGAVAAKKAGVPLIWHIRDHIGAPYLKPVVAKAIRLLSRLLPNGVIANSHSTLNALELPRSKKTLVVYSAFAKAIGEGIGRRERKDFNVLLVGRLAHWKGQHIVLEAAKAFKQDSRVKFWLAGDALFGEEEYKQELIKQMQQDDITNVSLLGHVDDIQGLMNQADLLIHTSITPEPFGQVIVEGMAAGLPVIASNEGGPVEIVVPGETGLLIQPGDATVLADSITWMLNHPEERRRMADNGMRRVKEHFVIENTVKDIVAYYKGLLAVT; encoded by the coding sequence ATGATCAAAGTCGCTTATATCGACCACACCGCCAAATGGAGCGGGGGCGAGGTCGCCCTGTTCAACATCCTCACCAACATCGGTGAGCAGATTGAGCCGCTGGTGATCCTGGCGGAGGAAGGCACGCTGGCGGAACGTCTGCGGGAGAAGGGCATCGATGTCCGCATTATCCCGCTGGATGAGAGCATCCGCAGCCGCGGCCGCAATACCGTGAACCTCGGGGCTCCGGCGGCTGCGATGAAGCTGCTGGCTTACGGACGCAAGCTGGCTCCGCTGCTGAAGGAGGAGAAGGTGGATTGTGTGCATACCAATTCCCTGAAATCGGCCTTTTACGGAGCCGTCGCCGCCAAAAAAGCAGGTGTGCCGCTGATCTGGCACATCCGGGACCACATCGGGGCGCCTTATCTGAAGCCGGTTGTCGCCAAGGCGATCCGGCTGCTGTCACGCCTGCTGCCGAACGGGGTCATTGCCAATTCCCACTCCACGCTGAATGCCCTGGAGCTGCCGCGCTCGAAGAAGACGCTGGTCGTCTACTCGGCCTTCGCCAAGGCCATCGGCGAAGGAATCGGCCGGCGGGAGCGGAAGGACTTCAACGTCCTGCTGGTCGGGCGGCTCGCCCACTGGAAAGGCCAGCATATTGTGCTGGAAGCGGCCAAGGCCTTCAAGCAGGACAGCCGCGTGAAATTCTGGCTGGCCGGTGACGCCCTGTTCGGGGAGGAAGAATACAAACAGGAATTAATCAAGCAGATGCAGCAAGATGACATCACCAATGTCAGCCTGCTGGGTCATGTGGATGATATACAAGGACTCATGAACCAAGCGGATTTATTGATTCATACGTCGATCACTCCTGAGCCGTTCGGCCAGGTCATCGTCGAAGGCATGGCGGCCGGACTTCCGGTGATTGCCTCCAATGAAGGCGGACCGGTAGAGATCGTAGTTCCTGGTGAGACAGGACTGCTGATCCAGCCCGGAGATGCTACTGTACTTGCAGACTCCATCACCTGGATGCTGAACCATCCCGAAGAGCGTAGACGGATGGCGGACAATGGAATGAGACGGGTGAAAGAGCATTTTGTCATCGAGAACACGGTCAAGGATATTGTCGCTTACTACAAAGGTCTGCTGGCAGTTACCTGA
- a CDS encoding glycosyltransferase has translation MKIAIAHDYLIQMGGAERVVEVFHHMYPEAPIFTTVFNGSRLTDNLKDADIRASWLQKIPGVKRNFKGVLPLYPMAVRDLDFSGYDIVLSSSSAFMKSIQVPESTFHLCYCHTPMRFAWDYDTYMERQSNSGLFKRLLKVYMQRLKNWDQRTSKNVNQFVANSSVVKTRIQNYYHRDSDVIFPPINTARFTSSPSIGDYYLIVSRLVSYKRIDLAVEAFNRNGLKLYIVGDGPDRKRLEGMAKGNVSFLGRLEDEEVTGLMSQCRAFVFPGEEDFGITPLEANAAGRPVIAYQAGGALDTIIPYVNGVFFQHQEVDDLLKAIDEVESYAWDIDQIMGHARKFDEQAFMVQFKQYVEQAYVNFLKGG, from the coding sequence ATGAAAATTGCGATCGCGCACGATTATTTAATCCAGATGGGCGGGGCGGAACGGGTGGTGGAGGTTTTTCATCACATGTATCCGGAAGCTCCGATCTTCACAACGGTTTTTAACGGAAGCCGCCTGACCGATAACCTCAAAGATGCCGATATCCGGGCCTCCTGGCTGCAGAAGATTCCGGGAGTGAAGCGTAACTTCAAAGGGGTGCTCCCGCTCTACCCCATGGCTGTCCGCGATTTGGACTTCAGCGGGTATGATATCGTTCTTAGCTCCAGCAGTGCTTTTATGAAAAGCATCCAGGTGCCCGAATCCACCTTCCACCTGTGCTACTGTCATACGCCGATGCGTTTCGCCTGGGACTATGACACGTACATGGAGCGGCAATCGAATTCAGGTTTATTCAAAAGACTGCTCAAGGTGTATATGCAGCGGCTCAAGAACTGGGACCAGCGCACCTCCAAAAATGTGAACCAGTTCGTCGCCAACTCCTCCGTCGTGAAGACGCGGATTCAGAATTATTACCACCGCGATTCCGATGTGATTTTCCCGCCGATCAATACGGCCCGCTTCACCAGCTCCCCGAGCATTGGAGATTATTATCTGATTGTCTCGCGGCTGGTCTCCTACAAGCGGATTGATCTGGCGGTGGAGGCGTTCAACCGTAACGGGCTTAAGCTGTATATTGTCGGGGACGGACCGGACCGTAAGCGTCTGGAAGGCATGGCCAAAGGGAATGTATCGTTTCTGGGCCGGCTGGAGGATGAGGAAGTCACAGGGCTGATGTCCCAGTGCCGGGCGTTTGTTTTTCCCGGGGAAGAGGATTTCGGCATCACGCCGCTGGAGGCGAATGCTGCTGGAAGACCGGTCATTGCCTATCAGGCCGGGGGAGCGCTGGACACGATTATTCCATACGTTAACGGCGTGTTTTTCCAGCACCAGGAAGTTGATGATTTGCTTAAGGCCATTGATGAGGTGGAGTCCTATGCGTGGGATATCGACCAGATTATGGGCCATGCACGCAAATTCGATGAGCAGGCGTTTATGGTTCAGTTCAAGCAGTATGTAGAACAGGCCTACGTCAATTTCCTAAAAGGAGGATGA
- a CDS encoding UDP-glucose/GDP-mannose dehydrogenase family protein — translation MKLAVIGTGYVGLVSGVCFTLNGNHVICVDKDEEKINKLNRMESPIYEPGIEALIEMNLREGRLSFSSDLQESVRRSDIVILAVGTPSLPGGEADLRYIEGAAAEIAQAMEGYKIIMTKSTVPVGTNERIRQLISSLTNHPFDIVSAPEFLREGSAIRDTLHPDRIVIGLDNPALEPTMRELHQGFTENVFVTDIRSAEMIKYASNAFLATKISFINEIANICEKVGADVTEVAGGMGMDQRIGSTFLQAGIGYGGSCFPKDTNALIQIAGNVDYEFKLLKSVVEVNKGQRFMIISKLHESLGSLRGAVIGIWGLAFKPNTDDVREAPAREIVEALVAEGAIVKLYDPIAADNFRKEYDHPQLRWCGLAEEAAEGSDAVCLLTDWSQFKEINLHQLAGTMRRQVLIDGRNVYSKEQIEGTGLEYISVGRPQMGGLSGFSASVAGAV, via the coding sequence ATGAAACTCGCAGTGATTGGTACCGGCTATGTAGGACTTGTATCAGGCGTATGCTTTACCCTAAATGGAAATCATGTCATCTGTGTGGATAAGGATGAGGAGAAAATCAATAAGCTGAACCGGATGGAATCTCCCATCTATGAGCCGGGCATTGAGGCCCTGATCGAAATGAATCTGCGCGAGGGCCGGCTGAGCTTCTCGTCCGATCTTCAGGAGTCGGTCCGCCGCTCCGATATCGTCATTCTTGCCGTGGGTACACCTTCCTTGCCGGGCGGCGAAGCCGACCTGAGATATATTGAAGGAGCGGCTGCTGAGATTGCACAGGCGATGGAAGGCTACAAGATTATTATGACCAAGTCGACCGTCCCTGTTGGCACTAATGAGCGTATCCGCCAGCTGATCTCCTCCCTCACGAATCATCCCTTCGATATCGTCTCTGCGCCTGAATTCCTCCGTGAAGGCTCTGCCATCCGCGACACGCTTCATCCCGACCGGATCGTCATCGGACTGGATAATCCGGCCCTTGAGCCAACGATGCGCGAGCTTCATCAGGGCTTCACAGAGAATGTATTCGTCACGGATATCCGCAGCGCCGAGATGATCAAATATGCCTCGAATGCTTTTCTGGCGACAAAGATCTCCTTCATTAATGAGATTGCCAACATTTGCGAAAAGGTAGGAGCAGATGTCACCGAAGTCGCAGGCGGCATGGGGATGGACCAGAGAATCGGTTCGACCTTCCTGCAGGCCGGTATCGGTTATGGCGGCTCCTGCTTCCCGAAGGACACCAATGCGTTGATCCAGATTGCCGGTAACGTGGATTATGAGTTCAAGCTGCTCAAATCCGTCGTTGAAGTCAATAAAGGCCAGCGCTTCATGATTATCTCCAAGCTGCATGAATCGCTTGGCAGCCTGCGCGGCGCGGTCATCGGCATCTGGGGGCTTGCCTTCAAGCCCAATACCGATGATGTCCGCGAGGCCCCGGCCCGTGAGATTGTTGAGGCGCTGGTAGCCGAAGGCGCCATCGTGAAGCTGTATGATCCGATTGCGGCCGATAACTTCCGCAAGGAATACGATCACCCGCAGCTCCGCTGGTGCGGACTGGCGGAAGAGGCTGCCGAGGGCAGCGATGCTGTCTGCCTGCTGACCGACTGGAGCCAGTTCAAGGAGATCAACCTGCACCAGCTCGCCGGAACCATGCGCCGCCAGGTGCTGATCGACGGCCGCAACGTCTATAGCAAAGAGCAAATCGAAGGCACCGGCCTCGAGTACATCTCTGTCGGCCGCCCGCAGATGGGCGGGCTTAGCGGATTCTCCGCCAGCGTGGCTGGCGCGGTGTAA